One Antiquaquibacter oligotrophicus genomic region harbors:
- a CDS encoding glycosyltransferase family protein yields MSDEETPQSFDPNPRIVDEYTALVEGRYADGSLGRLLIVVSTADLGMSRGDLYVAMGLAKYLRRRGWGITLWPTERWTEQTPEGYHAAIVMIETFVPGLIHPDTHVIAWVRNWTERWAALPYLDTFSQVWCSSPASADRIREVYRGRVEVVPLATDHELFSPQPVERADAVVTTANFWGVNRGLGDALARIAEHETVTWYGKNARFLDLPEGIDHRHTMDYFALPWVYSAWRFVVDDVIEAASVYGTLNSRLFDALACGAIVVTNTRSGLAELGLDEVPVYENADDLVGLIARLREDADAGVALSERLRAIVLERHTYELRAEAVSAYLEECVPGADRTALLAWSTELREAFRSEEFEHARLRTAYHDLYDEVLHRRKHIEQLEAAVHAYQNSRVRRYWGYVRRVFGR; encoded by the coding sequence GTGAGCGATGAAGAGACGCCGCAGTCCTTCGACCCGAATCCGCGCATCGTCGACGAGTACACGGCACTCGTTGAGGGACGGTACGCCGACGGGTCTCTCGGTCGACTCCTCATCGTCGTCTCGACGGCCGATCTCGGGATGTCACGGGGCGACCTGTACGTCGCGATGGGGCTCGCCAAATACCTACGCCGACGGGGCTGGGGCATCACCCTGTGGCCGACCGAACGCTGGACCGAGCAGACCCCGGAGGGTTACCACGCCGCGATCGTCATGATCGAGACGTTCGTTCCCGGGCTCATTCACCCCGACACTCACGTCATCGCCTGGGTGCGCAACTGGACCGAGCGTTGGGCTGCGCTTCCCTACCTCGACACTTTCTCGCAAGTGTGGTGCAGCTCCCCGGCCTCGGCCGACCGCATCAGAGAGGTCTACCGGGGTCGAGTCGAGGTGGTGCCGCTGGCAACCGACCACGAACTCTTCTCGCCCCAACCGGTCGAGCGAGCCGATGCCGTGGTGACCACCGCGAACTTCTGGGGTGTCAATCGTGGGCTGGGGGATGCCCTCGCGCGCATCGCCGAACACGAGACGGTCACCTGGTATGGCAAAAATGCGCGCTTCCTCGACCTGCCGGAGGGCATCGACCACCGGCACACCATGGACTACTTTGCACTGCCCTGGGTGTACTCCGCGTGGCGCTTTGTTGTGGACGACGTCATCGAAGCGGCATCCGTTTACGGAACCCTCAACAGCCGGCTTTTTGACGCGCTCGCGTGCGGCGCGATCGTGGTCACCAACACTCGATCGGGCCTCGCCGAACTGGGTCTCGATGAGGTGCCGGTCTACGAGAACGCCGACGACCTCGTGGGTCTCATCGCCCGGCTTCGCGAGGATGCCGACGCCGGGGTTGCGCTCAGCGAGAGGCTTCGCGCTATCGTCCTGGAGCGCCACACGTACGAGCTTCGTGCAGAGGCGGTATCCGCGTACCTGGAGGAGTGTGTTCCCGGCGCCGACCGGACGGCGCTCCTCGCGTGGTCGACGGAACTTCGTGAGGCGTTCCGTTCCGAAGAATTCGAGCATGCGCGACTCCGCACCGCCTACCACGACCTGTACGACGAGGTGCTACACCGCCGTAAGCACATCGAGCAGCTCGAGGCCGCAGTGCACGCGTACCAGAACAGTCGGGTACGCCGGTACTGGGGGTACGTGCGGCGTGTGTTCGGCCGCTGA
- a CDS encoding cytochrome ubiquinol oxidase subunit I, translating to MDPLEIARWQFGITTVYHFVMVPLTLGLGPLVFVMQLQWVRTGDEKWLRMTKFWGKLYLINFIMGVATGLVQEFQFGMAWSEYARFVGDVFGAPLAMEGLLAFFVESTFLGLWIFGWDRLPKKVHLATLGLAVFGSIVSAFFIIVANSWMQHPVGVELVDGRPVMNDIWAVLTNNTALAAYSHTLFGAIAVGGALLIGIAWYQLWQRRRDGIDTTDARGRVVVGENLSIPGRDKADHTVWLRSLRIGALVAIVGFGGVAITGDLQAKLMFEQQPLKMAAAEAACHDGTSFSVLSIGPLGGQDCNQVVGIIEIPGVLSFLAHGDFDTEIKGVNTLIPEYQEAYGTHLPDNPIYGERAGQEIQYLPLMEVTYWGFRLMIGFGALAAGAAVLALWLTRKGTVPASKPLMWVAVASIAAPFAANIAGWVFTEMGRQPFVVAPNPTPGGVDGVFMFTAAAVSPGVSGEEVIFSLVSLGLIYGALLVVELTLIVKYVRAGVAGVMPAEETPSDDNPTDPDRRDDVLAFAY from the coding sequence GTGGATCCGCTTGAGATTGCCCGCTGGCAGTTCGGCATCACAACCGTCTACCACTTCGTCATGGTGCCGTTGACGCTCGGCCTCGGCCCGCTCGTCTTCGTCATGCAGCTGCAGTGGGTGCGCACGGGCGACGAAAAGTGGCTCAGAATGACCAAGTTCTGGGGCAAGCTCTACCTGATCAACTTCATCATGGGTGTCGCCACCGGTCTCGTGCAGGAGTTCCAGTTCGGCATGGCGTGGAGCGAGTACGCCCGATTCGTGGGCGACGTCTTCGGCGCACCGTTGGCCATGGAGGGGTTGCTCGCGTTCTTCGTCGAATCGACCTTCCTCGGCCTGTGGATCTTCGGCTGGGATCGACTTCCCAAAAAGGTGCACCTCGCGACCCTCGGGCTCGCCGTGTTCGGTTCGATCGTGTCGGCGTTCTTCATCATTGTCGCCAACTCGTGGATGCAGCATCCGGTCGGTGTCGAACTCGTCGACGGTCGCCCCGTCATGAACGACATCTGGGCCGTGCTGACCAACAACACGGCGCTCGCCGCCTACAGTCACACTCTCTTCGGTGCGATCGCGGTCGGCGGTGCCCTCCTCATCGGCATCGCGTGGTACCAGCTCTGGCAGCGCCGTCGCGATGGAATCGACACGACGGATGCCCGGGGCAGGGTCGTTGTTGGCGAGAACCTCAGCATCCCCGGCCGCGACAAGGCAGACCACACCGTGTGGTTGCGGAGCCTGCGTATCGGCGCGCTCGTAGCCATCGTCGGCTTCGGTGGTGTCGCGATCACCGGCGACCTGCAGGCCAAGCTCATGTTCGAGCAGCAGCCGCTCAAGATGGCGGCGGCGGAGGCCGCCTGCCACGACGGCACGAGCTTTTCGGTGCTCTCGATCGGTCCGCTCGGGGGTCAGGACTGCAACCAGGTGGTCGGCATCATCGAGATCCCCGGTGTGCTGTCGTTCCTCGCGCACGGCGACTTCGACACCGAGATCAAGGGTGTGAACACGCTCATCCCCGAGTACCAGGAGGCGTACGGCACCCACCTGCCAGACAACCCCATCTACGGGGAGCGCGCGGGGCAGGAGATCCAGTACCTGCCGCTCATGGAGGTCACCTACTGGGGCTTCCGTCTCATGATCGGCTTCGGGGCGCTCGCCGCCGGTGCCGCCGTCCTGGCACTGTGGCTCACCCGCAAGGGAACGGTTCCCGCGTCCAAGCCGCTCATGTGGGTGGCGGTCGCGAGCATCGCGGCACCGTTCGCGGCGAATATCGCGGGATGGGTGTTCACGGAGATGGGACGCCAACCGTTTGTTGTCGCCCCCAATCCGACCCCCGGTGGTGTTGACGGTGTGTTCATGTTCACGGCGGCCGCCGTCTCGCCGGGCGTGAGCGGCGAGGAGGTCATCTTCTCGCTCGTGAGTCTCGGCCTCATCTACGGTGCGCTGTTGGTTGTCGAGCTCACCCTCATCGTGAAGTACGTGCGGGCGGGTGTTGCGGGGGTCATGCCCGCCGAGGAGACCCCGAGCGATGACAACCCGACCGACCCCGACAGGCGAGACGACGTGCTCGCGTTCGCCTACTGA
- a CDS encoding alginate O-acetyltransferase AlgX-related protein yields MSLRELPPEQTISSRWTHLRYVPLVILVVLVVVATGVGLWARSNQAAPPTPDPAGTPAAPVAQRLPDVCRTPTEVPSAAPWSADNAGASEAVWNEHAEETANVVLGQDRWVFWGDLQNNNFSQALGRRTLSAEELESWRSYIANLDTTLTEAGIEFYVVIAPAKWAIYPEELPTWAESIRGPGPLDQLMAAGGDLPLIDLRESLREASAETQTFSRYNSHWTSFGALTGWNTIAECLNANEADLAITPNPIDGVTLVEDYNEFGNYGVELEEADWTEPVFTPPLAPIELTIAGGDPSTIEGNRWTTFDDMPALSRNESAATDASVLFAGDSFGIIMSPYYQQAFREVRTLRHNLDADPSERPDIAELALATRPDIVILEIAQRHLNRPPTP; encoded by the coding sequence GTGAGCTTGCGGGAGCTGCCCCCGGAGCAGACGATCAGCAGCCGGTGGACACACCTGCGGTACGTGCCGCTCGTCATCCTCGTTGTCCTCGTTGTGGTTGCCACCGGTGTCGGCCTGTGGGCCCGGTCGAATCAGGCGGCCCCGCCGACTCCCGACCCGGCCGGCACCCCCGCGGCGCCCGTGGCCCAGCGTCTCCCCGATGTGTGCCGCACCCCGACCGAGGTGCCGAGCGCCGCACCGTGGTCGGCGGACAACGCCGGTGCATCCGAGGCGGTGTGGAACGAGCACGCCGAGGAGACCGCCAACGTCGTTCTCGGCCAGGATCGTTGGGTGTTCTGGGGTGACCTGCAGAACAACAACTTCTCGCAGGCCCTCGGTCGACGCACACTCTCAGCCGAAGAACTCGAGTCGTGGCGCTCCTACATCGCGAACCTCGACACCACACTCACCGAAGCGGGCATCGAGTTCTACGTTGTCATCGCACCGGCCAAGTGGGCGATCTACCCGGAGGAACTGCCCACGTGGGCGGAGAGCATCCGGGGCCCGGGGCCCCTCGACCAGTTGATGGCGGCGGGAGGGGATCTCCCGCTCATCGACCTCCGCGAGAGCCTGCGCGAAGCATCCGCCGAAACCCAGACCTTCAGCAGGTACAACAGTCACTGGACGTCGTTCGGGGCGCTCACCGGGTGGAACACCATCGCCGAATGCCTGAACGCCAACGAAGCGGACCTCGCGATCACCCCCAACCCCATCGACGGCGTCACCCTCGTCGAGGACTACAACGAGTTCGGCAACTACGGAGTCGAACTCGAGGAAGCGGACTGGACCGAACCCGTATTCACCCCGCCACTGGCCCCCATCGAACTCACGATCGCGGGAGGCGACCCGAGCACGATCGAGGGCAACCGCTGGACGACCTTCGACGACATGCCAGCCCTCAGTCGCAACGAGTCCGCGGCCACGGATGCCTCGGTGCTCTTCGCGGGCGACTCCTTCGGTATCATCATGTCGCCGTACTACCAGCAGGCGTTCCGCGAGGTGCGCACTCTCCGGCACAACCTCGACGCCGACCCGAGTGAACGCCCCGACATCGCCGAGCTGGCGCTCGCCACCCGCCCGGACATCGTGATCCTCGAGATCGCCCAGCGACACCTCAATCGCCCCCCGACCCCATGA
- the cydB gene encoding cytochrome d ubiquinol oxidase subunit II: MEFLPTVWFIAIAVLWIGYLLLEGFDLGVGMHVLTSTRSDKQRRLMLNTIGPVWDGNEVWLITAGAATFAAFPLWYASLFSALYIPLVIVLASLIFRAVAIEYRGKRNDDAWRRRWDLALGLGSFGAAFGVGAALALTTTGLPLNENGDRVGGAFAWLTPYAVLGGLAVVGFCLVHGAAFLALKTDGEVRERARRFVVRWSPVALLPIVAWVLVVQFQSGGAASWVLVVLAVVAIVGGWLAARAGREGWSFIGIAAFVVAGAASIFTAVFPVVLPSTIDPAFNLTISNASSGEYTLGVMSVVALIGLPIVLAYQAWTYWVFRKRISEGSIPDAHTIVAAVGRRATP; the protein is encoded by the coding sequence ATGGAATTCCTTCCCACCGTCTGGTTCATCGCCATCGCCGTGCTCTGGATCGGCTACCTCCTCCTCGAGGGATTCGATCTGGGTGTCGGGATGCACGTGCTCACCTCGACACGGAGCGACAAGCAGCGCCGCCTCATGCTCAACACCATCGGCCCCGTATGGGACGGCAACGAGGTGTGGCTCATCACGGCGGGTGCCGCGACCTTCGCGGCGTTCCCGCTCTGGTACGCGTCGCTCTTCTCGGCGCTCTACATCCCCCTGGTGATCGTGTTGGCTTCGCTCATCTTCCGGGCGGTCGCCATCGAATACCGCGGCAAGCGCAACGACGACGCGTGGCGTCGCCGCTGGGACCTCGCCCTCGGCCTCGGGTCCTTCGGTGCAGCCTTCGGTGTCGGTGCCGCCCTCGCCCTCACGACCACCGGGTTGCCGCTCAACGAGAACGGCGACCGAGTTGGTGGTGCGTTCGCATGGCTCACCCCCTACGCGGTGCTCGGCGGGCTCGCGGTTGTCGGCTTCTGCCTCGTGCACGGTGCCGCCTTCCTCGCGCTCAAAACCGATGGCGAGGTGCGCGAGCGTGCGCGGCGTTTTGTGGTCCGCTGGTCGCCGGTGGCGTTGTTGCCCATCGTCGCGTGGGTGTTGGTTGTGCAGTTCCAGTCGGGAGGCGCGGCGAGCTGGGTGCTCGTCGTGCTCGCGGTGGTCGCGATCGTCGGTGGGTGGTTGGCCGCGCGGGCAGGGCGCGAAGGGTGGAGCTTCATCGGCATCGCCGCCTTCGTGGTTGCGGGAGCGGCATCCATCTTCACGGCGGTCTTTCCCGTGGTGCTGCCCTCGACGATCGACCCCGCGTTCAACCTGACGATCTCGAACGCGTCGAGCGGTGAGTACACCCTCGGGGTGATGTCGGTTGTCGCCCTTATCGGCCTGCCCATCGTGCTCGCCTATCAGGCGTGGACGTACTGGGTGTTCCGTAAGCGCATCAGTGAGGGGAGCATCCCCGACGCCCACACGATCGTCGCGGCCGTCGGCCGGCGCGCCACACCATGA
- a CDS encoding BlaI/MecI/CopY family transcriptional regulator: MATLGELERQVMDLLWATDDTLSAYDIQATLAEQTDGSKALAATTVLTVLSRLEAKGFVQRERSVRPHRYRAAASREDHMADLMHEVLGGASNRTAVLERFVGQVGPEDAEALRRLLAGR; encoded by the coding sequence ATGGCGACACTGGGAGAGCTCGAGCGGCAGGTCATGGACCTCCTGTGGGCAACCGACGACACCCTTTCGGCCTACGACATTCAGGCGACCCTCGCCGAACAGACCGACGGAAGCAAAGCTCTCGCCGCCACCACCGTCCTCACCGTTCTGTCGCGGTTGGAGGCCAAAGGGTTTGTGCAGCGCGAGCGGTCGGTCCGCCCGCACCGCTACCGTGCAGCGGCGAGCCGCGAGGACCATATGGCCGACCTCATGCACGAAGTTCTGGGTGGGGCATCCAACCGCACTGCCGTGCTCGAGCGCTTCGTCGGCCAGGTAGGCCCGGAAGACGCCGAAGCACTGCGGCGACTCCTCGCCGGGCGCTAG
- a CDS encoding M56 family metallopeptidase: protein MTGALVAPALLAALALALAWPVPLLLAGARWTRRSPATALVLWQAIAVAGGLSMIGALLTFGLLPFGDNLLAGALALPGVLLGEAPLRPLEFWNVLALAGAALLTGHLLLNLLVTVVRAERQRRRHAGLLMLLSQPHDSGTRLIDTPAPVAYCLPGAISSVTVVSAGLIELLDEQQMLAVIEHERAHVKQRHDIVLVFFRAWRASLPWFPIAYRAQEEVGLLIELLADDEARRVVDDEVLADAIVRVGAGASVTSIDDEATPTDALTTRLARLAEPPLPRPAETAVLALAAALVLVPPALLFVAPLVASLRG from the coding sequence ATGACGGGAGCCCTCGTCGCACCCGCGCTTCTCGCCGCGCTCGCGCTGGCCCTCGCATGGCCGGTACCGCTGTTACTCGCGGGAGCGCGCTGGACACGACGGAGCCCTGCCACCGCCCTCGTGTTGTGGCAGGCGATCGCCGTCGCCGGTGGGCTCTCCATGATCGGTGCACTGCTGACCTTCGGCCTGTTGCCCTTCGGAGATAACCTCCTCGCTGGCGCACTCGCCCTCCCGGGTGTGCTCCTCGGCGAAGCCCCACTCCGCCCGCTCGAGTTCTGGAACGTGCTCGCCCTCGCCGGTGCCGCCCTCCTCACCGGGCACCTCCTCCTCAACCTGCTCGTGACCGTCGTGCGAGCCGAGCGCCAGCGCCGTCGTCACGCGGGCCTACTCATGCTGCTCAGCCAGCCCCATGACTCGGGCACGCGACTCATCGACACCCCGGCCCCGGTCGCCTATTGCCTCCCCGGCGCGATCTCGTCGGTCACCGTCGTCTCGGCGGGACTCATCGAGCTCCTCGACGAACAACAGATGCTCGCCGTCATCGAACACGAGCGCGCCCACGTCAAACAACGGCACGACATCGTCCTGGTGTTTTTCCGCGCCTGGCGCGCGTCCCTGCCCTGGTTTCCCATCGCCTACCGCGCGCAAGAAGAGGTTGGCCTGCTCATCGAGCTGCTCGCCGATGACGAAGCGCGCCGTGTGGTCGACGACGAGGTACTCGCCGACGCCATCGTGCGAGTGGGGGCCGGGGCATCCGTCACCTCGATCGATGACGAGGCGACCCCCACGGATGCCCTCACCACACGCCTCGCGAGGCTCGCCGAACCCCCGCTCCCGCGCCCCGCGGAGACGGCGGTTCTCGCCCTCGCCGCGGCCCTCGTGCTCGTGCCGCCCGCCCTCCTCTTTGTGGCACCGCTCGTTGCGTCCCTGCGCGGCTGA
- a CDS encoding acyltransferase family protein, with protein sequence MTEARAGRFLPEIQALRALAVVLVVLYHVWPERLPGGFIGVDVFFVISGYLITDHLVREYEGRGTISLTRFWARRIRRLLPAAFVVLAACVVLVFIVLPEVVRQETLRQIAAASGYVLNWVLAFDAVDYLAAGNEPTVVQHYWTLSVEEQFYLGWPLLLVIVGAVLLRVRRHRVSATALAGWSALAVIVVSFGFSVYLTWFTPKLAFFATTTRAWEFAAGGLLAVIVVRWPSLVERLRSQRLVASTSALTVLGVALIVAASFLLDGDSAFPGWIAAVPVLGALLVILGGRPRALGLGPIVSWRPIQYLGDISYSVYLWHWPILLTLVVLTARRPTLLEGVAIVAATLVLAALTKHFVEDPGRRSALLTRRRGAFALAAIGVVAFVGVWVGTGAVAASQAQADRAALERAIADTEGCFGANALLGSGECADPFLLTPDVDLAAAANDLAYEDWCLTWYDEEWVSCEIGATDGAETWALVGDSHAASMVEAFDDYFADRDVTIVTYMRYGCDGYRLPNGVEALTDDERQDADCREWAERVQRELASRDDISTVMFLNRTSLYASEGRPDDRRLTVENITATWEPLIGGGKRVVAIKDWPVTEGDSIPVCLSAHVGEQGPCSVPRDVGMPYDPQDDAAAETGAELIDLTDAFCDDERCYSVIGGVVVYPDHNHITGTYSRTLMPYLGSLLTGR encoded by the coding sequence ATGACCGAGGCCCGCGCAGGGCGCTTCCTGCCCGAGATCCAAGCCCTGCGCGCGCTTGCCGTGGTGCTCGTTGTGCTGTACCACGTGTGGCCCGAGAGGCTCCCGGGCGGCTTCATCGGTGTCGACGTATTTTTTGTGATCTCGGGTTACCTCATCACCGATCACCTCGTCCGTGAGTACGAGGGCCGCGGCACCATTTCGCTCACACGCTTCTGGGCGCGTCGCATCCGCCGGCTCCTCCCCGCAGCGTTTGTTGTGCTCGCGGCGTGTGTGGTGCTCGTGTTTATTGTGCTCCCGGAGGTGGTGCGCCAGGAGACGTTGCGGCAGATCGCCGCGGCATCCGGCTACGTGCTCAACTGGGTGCTCGCCTTCGACGCCGTCGACTATCTCGCCGCGGGCAACGAGCCGACCGTGGTCCAGCACTACTGGACACTCTCGGTCGAGGAGCAGTTCTACCTGGGGTGGCCACTGCTTCTCGTGATAGTCGGTGCCGTGCTGCTGCGGGTACGCCGACACCGCGTGTCGGCGACGGCCCTCGCGGGGTGGAGCGCCCTCGCGGTCATCGTCGTCTCGTTCGGGTTCTCGGTCTACCTCACGTGGTTCACGCCAAAACTCGCGTTTTTTGCCACCACAACCCGCGCGTGGGAGTTCGCCGCGGGAGGCCTGCTCGCCGTGATCGTGGTGCGCTGGCCGTCGTTGGTCGAGCGCCTTCGGTCGCAGCGTCTCGTCGCGAGCACCTCGGCGCTGACGGTGCTCGGGGTTGCACTCATCGTCGCGGCATCCTTCCTCCTCGACGGCGACTCGGCCTTCCCCGGGTGGATCGCGGCCGTCCCGGTGCTCGGTGCTCTTCTCGTCATCCTCGGCGGCCGCCCACGCGCGCTCGGGCTCGGGCCGATCGTCTCGTGGCGACCCATTCAGTACCTCGGTGATATCTCCTACTCCGTGTACCTGTGGCACTGGCCGATTCTGCTGACACTCGTGGTGCTCACGGCGCGACGGCCCACCCTCCTCGAGGGTGTTGCGATCGTGGCTGCGACCCTCGTGCTCGCAGCTCTCACCAAACACTTTGTGGAGGACCCGGGTCGACGCTCGGCGCTACTGACGCGTCGCCGCGGAGCCTTCGCGCTCGCCGCGATCGGTGTTGTCGCATTCGTCGGTGTGTGGGTCGGGACGGGCGCCGTTGCCGCGAGCCAAGCGCAAGCGGATCGCGCCGCCCTCGAACGCGCAATTGCCGATACCGAAGGATGTTTCGGTGCCAACGCATTACTCGGCTCAGGCGAGTGCGCTGATCCCTTCCTGCTGACGCCCGACGTGGACCTCGCTGCCGCCGCCAACGATCTCGCCTACGAGGACTGGTGCCTCACGTGGTACGACGAGGAGTGGGTCTCGTGCGAGATCGGGGCGACGGATGGTGCCGAGACCTGGGCGCTCGTCGGGGACTCCCACGCGGCATCCATGGTCGAAGCCTTCGACGACTACTTCGCCGATCGTGACGTGACGATCGTCACGTACATGCGCTACGGCTGCGATGGTTACCGACTTCCAAATGGCGTCGAGGCGCTGACCGACGACGAGCGTCAGGACGCCGACTGCCGTGAGTGGGCCGAGCGGGTGCAACGGGAACTCGCGTCGCGCGACGACATCAGCACCGTCATGTTCCTCAATCGCACGAGCCTGTACGCGAGCGAGGGCAGGCCGGACGACCGCCGACTCACCGTCGAGAACATCACCGCAACGTGGGAGCCCCTCATCGGGGGTGGCAAACGGGTTGTCGCGATCAAGGACTGGCCGGTCACGGAGGGTGACAGCATCCCCGTATGCCTCTCGGCGCATGTAGGCGAGCAGGGGCCGTGTAGCGTGCCGCGAGATGTCGGTATGCCCTACGACCCCCAGGACGATGCCGCGGCAGAGACCGGGGCCGAGTTGATCGACCTCACCGATGCCTTCTGCGATGACGAACGCTGCTACTCCGTGATCGGAGGGGTCGTCGTCTACCCCGATCACAACCACATCACCGGCACGTACTCACGCACCCTCATGCCGTACCTCGGGTCACTTCTGACGGGCCGCTAG
- the aspS gene encoding aspartate--tRNA(Asn) ligase, whose translation MTERTLIKNLAAATDGPVSVSGWVDTVRDQKKVQFVVLRDESGAVQLVHPRAFAEDGTPAEDALADAISGLAQGTFLTATGELKHDERVKLGGVEIKLEGMDIAAAAIPETPIADDTGVDKRMDWRFLDLRQPKNNLIFRIQTTLEHAWRTYWVENDFIELHTPKLMASASESKAELFEVEYFEGKAYLAQSPQFFKQMAQPAGFGKIFEIGPAFRADPSFTSRHATEFTSVDAEISWIDSHEDVMKLHEELLIAGFQAVKDKHGEEIKALFDLDITVPTAPFPRIPLAEAKQIVAERGYTVPRTDADMDPEGERQIAAYALEKYGSEFVFLTDYASSIRPFYHMRHADDAGLTNSYDLIFNGVEISTGAQREHRVDVLIEQAKDKGLDPEELDFYLDFFRYGVPPHGGFGMGLSRVVMLMLHLPNIREATYLFRGPTRLTP comes from the coding sequence GTGACCGAACGCACCCTCATCAAGAACCTCGCCGCTGCTACCGACGGACCGGTGTCCGTCTCCGGGTGGGTTGATACGGTGCGCGATCAGAAGAAGGTGCAGTTCGTTGTGCTGCGCGATGAGTCCGGCGCCGTGCAACTGGTGCACCCGCGAGCGTTCGCCGAAGACGGAACACCCGCCGAGGATGCCCTCGCCGACGCCATCTCGGGCCTCGCCCAGGGCACGTTCCTCACCGCAACGGGCGAGCTCAAGCACGACGAGCGTGTCAAGCTCGGCGGTGTCGAGATCAAGCTCGAGGGCATGGACATTGCGGCAGCGGCCATCCCGGAGACTCCGATCGCGGATGACACGGGTGTCGACAAGCGCATGGACTGGCGCTTCCTCGACCTCCGCCAGCCGAAGAACAACCTGATCTTCCGCATCCAGACGACCCTCGAGCACGCTTGGCGCACCTACTGGGTCGAGAACGACTTCATCGAGCTGCACACCCCCAAGCTCATGGCGAGCGCGAGCGAATCGAAGGCCGAGCTTTTCGAGGTCGAGTACTTCGAGGGCAAGGCGTATCTCGCACAGAGCCCGCAGTTCTTCAAGCAAATGGCGCAGCCTGCCGGCTTCGGCAAGATCTTCGAAATCGGCCCGGCTTTCCGTGCCGACCCGAGCTTCACGAGCCGCCACGCGACCGAGTTCACGAGTGTTGACGCGGAGATCAGCTGGATCGATTCGCACGAGGATGTCATGAAGCTCCACGAGGAGCTCCTCATCGCCGGTTTCCAGGCCGTCAAGGACAAGCACGGCGAGGAGATCAAGGCACTCTTCGACCTCGACATCACGGTGCCGACGGCCCCGTTCCCGCGCATCCCGCTCGCGGAGGCGAAGCAGATCGTCGCCGAGCGCGGCTACACGGTGCCGCGCACCGACGCCGACATGGACCCGGAGGGCGAACGCCAAATCGCGGCGTACGCACTCGAGAAGTACGGCAGTGAGTTCGTGTTCCTCACCGACTACGCCTCCAGCATCCGGCCGTTCTACCACATGCGGCACGCGGATGACGCGGGCCTGACGAACAGCTACGACCTCATCTTTAACGGCGTTGAGATCTCCACCGGAGCACAGCGTGAGCACCGCGTCGACGTGCTCATCGAGCAGGCGAAGGACAAGGGCCTCGACCCGGAGGAGCTCGACTTCTACCTCGACTTCTTCCGCTACGGAGTACCCCCGCACGGCGGTTTCGGTATGGGGTTGTCGCGTGTTGTCATGCTCATGCTGCACCTGCCGAACATCCGCGAGGCAACGTACCTCTTCCGCGGACCGACGCGCCTGACGCCGTAA